The following are encoded in a window of Streptomyces sp. Go-475 genomic DNA:
- a CDS encoding NAD(P)/FAD-dependent oxidoreductase, translated as MTAPRSVLIVGESLAGTTAARHLRTLGHTGPLTIIGAEEHGAYSRPPLSKVVLKDPAADQTLGLALDGLDADVIRSPAVAADTRHRTVTTADGRQVGYDALIVATGADARRLAAPGQRGELVLRTLDDARLLRARLADAGSAIVVGAGFLGMEVASACAARGIPVTVVDADRPLERILGDHLSAEITARASAHGIRFVQATGFATLTGDPVSGVALPDGTELTADLVVTCAGEVPSTGWLAGTGLADRLGVGIDDACATTVPGVFAAGDVTYLRGDGIRPDRRAPFWSNAVAQGRTAAASALGLPPPGPAQDDYFWTEVAGLSVKIVGRLPLLGEPTTVQGSVADGRALLTWSHADGTSTAVAYGLRKPVAALRALAATSLPRHRDDGR; from the coding sequence GTGACCGCACCGCGCTCGGTGCTCATCGTCGGCGAGTCACTCGCCGGCACCACCGCCGCCCGCCACCTGCGCACTCTCGGCCACACCGGACCCCTCACGATCATCGGCGCAGAGGAACACGGCGCGTACTCCCGCCCGCCCCTGTCCAAGGTGGTCCTGAAGGACCCGGCCGCGGACCAGACCCTGGGCCTGGCCCTCGACGGACTCGACGCCGACGTCATCCGCTCGCCCGCCGTCGCCGCCGACACCCGGCACCGCACCGTCACGACCGCCGACGGCCGCCAGGTCGGCTACGACGCGCTGATCGTCGCCACCGGCGCGGACGCCCGCAGGCTCGCCGCCCCCGGGCAGCGGGGCGAACTCGTCCTGCGCACCCTGGACGACGCCCGCCTGCTCCGCGCCCGCCTGGCGGACGCCGGCTCGGCGATCGTGGTCGGCGCCGGCTTCCTCGGCATGGAGGTGGCCAGCGCCTGCGCCGCCCGCGGCATCCCGGTCACCGTCGTGGACGCCGACCGCCCGCTGGAACGCATCCTCGGCGACCACCTGTCCGCCGAGATCACCGCACGCGCCTCAGCACACGGCATCCGCTTCGTACAGGCCACCGGCTTCGCCACCCTGACCGGCGACCCCGTGAGCGGCGTGGCGCTCCCCGACGGCACCGAACTCACCGCGGACCTGGTGGTCACCTGCGCCGGAGAAGTACCCAGCACCGGCTGGCTGGCAGGGACCGGCCTCGCCGACCGCCTCGGCGTCGGTATCGACGATGCCTGCGCCACCACCGTGCCCGGCGTGTTCGCCGCCGGTGACGTCACCTACCTCCGCGGCGACGGCATACGGCCCGACCGGCGTGCGCCCTTCTGGTCCAACGCCGTCGCCCAGGGCAGGACCGCGGCGGCCTCCGCCCTCGGTCTCCCGCCGCCGGGACCAGCGCAGGACGACTACTTCTGGACCGAGGTCGCCGGTCTCAGCGTCAAGATCGTCGGCCGCCTGCCGCTCCTCGGTGAACCGACCACGGTGCAGGGCAGCGTGGCCGACGGGCGCGCGCTGCTGACCTGGAGCCATGCAGACGGAACGTCGACGGCGGTCGCCTACGGACTGCGCAAGCCGGTCGCCGCGCTGCGGGCCTTGGCCGCCACGTCTTTGCCGCGTCACCGTGACGACGGCAGATGA
- a CDS encoding ferredoxin — protein sequence MKISVDHPRCEGHGLCADQAPDVFSLDDDAELTYHFEGTDVPDEHQPAARAAVNACPVAALRVLS from the coding sequence ATGAAGATCTCCGTCGACCATCCACGCTGCGAAGGCCACGGCCTGTGCGCCGACCAGGCCCCCGACGTCTTCAGCCTGGACGACGACGCCGAACTCACCTACCACTTCGAGGGCACCGACGTCCCCGACGAGCATCAGCCCGCCGCCCGCGCGGCCGTCAACGCCTGCCCGGTCGCGGCCCTTCGAGTCCTGTCGTGA
- a CDS encoding cytochrome P450: MPMRTEIPVYHPDMYSASAIRDTYPHYAALRALGPVVWLSKHKVYALPRYAECKQVLLDDDTFVSSGGVGLNPVANRVGQGTTLFSDGDEHARRRSLLAHRLTPRALRTMQDTVDQQAAAVVEAAVARRTVDAVEVATALPMSVVPDLVGWPQQGREHLLRWAGATFDALGPLNRQAVRTLPASLGMMRYARGVVRDRSVLDGSMGHDLLRASDEGRIMPAECVTMMIDYLAPSLDTTISAISSALYLFATHPEQWRLLKADPDLVPKAVNEIVRYESPIRAFSRTAACDTELAGVPLPKGSRVLVLYGSANRDPLEWDDPDTFDIRRDAARQLGFGQGTHGCAGQGLARLETSAMLRALIERVDRIEPTGTPEWALNNVIHRLERLPLELIPA, translated from the coding sequence ATGCCCATGCGTACGGAGATTCCCGTCTACCACCCGGACATGTATTCGGCGTCGGCCATCCGCGACACCTATCCGCACTACGCAGCGCTGCGCGCACTCGGCCCCGTGGTGTGGCTGAGCAAGCACAAGGTCTACGCCCTGCCGCGATACGCCGAGTGCAAGCAGGTACTGCTGGACGACGACACCTTCGTCTCCTCGGGCGGTGTCGGTCTGAACCCCGTCGCCAACCGGGTGGGGCAGGGCACCACGCTGTTCAGCGACGGCGATGAGCACGCCCGCCGCCGCTCCCTCCTCGCGCACCGCCTCACTCCCAGGGCGCTGCGCACGATGCAGGACACGGTCGACCAGCAGGCGGCCGCCGTGGTCGAGGCAGCTGTAGCCCGCCGAACGGTGGACGCGGTGGAGGTCGCCACAGCGCTGCCGATGTCGGTCGTCCCCGACCTGGTCGGCTGGCCCCAGCAGGGCCGTGAGCACCTGCTGCGCTGGGCCGGCGCCACCTTCGACGCCCTGGGTCCGCTCAATCGCCAGGCGGTGCGCACCCTCCCCGCCTCCCTCGGCATGATGCGCTATGCCCGCGGTGTCGTCCGCGACCGGTCCGTGCTGGACGGCAGCATGGGCCACGACCTGCTGCGCGCGTCCGACGAGGGCCGGATCATGCCCGCCGAGTGCGTCACCATGATGATCGACTATCTGGCACCCTCCCTGGACACCACGATCAGCGCCATCTCCAGCGCTCTGTACCTGTTCGCCACCCACCCCGAACAGTGGCGCCTGCTGAAGGCGGACCCGGACCTGGTCCCGAAAGCGGTCAACGAAATCGTCCGCTACGAATCCCCGATCCGCGCCTTCTCCCGCACCGCCGCCTGCGACACGGAACTCGCGGGCGTGCCCCTCCCCAAGGGCTCCCGGGTGCTGGTCCTCTACGGCTCCGCCAATCGGGACCCGCTGGAGTGGGACGACCCGGACACCTTCGACATCCGCCGGGACGCCGCCCGCCAACTCGGCTTCGGGCAGGGCACGCACGGCTGCGCCGGTCAGGGCCTGGCCCGCCTGGAAACCTCCGCGATGCTCCGAGCCCTGATCGAACGCGTCGACCGCATCGAGCCGACCGGCACACCCGAGTGGGCCCTGAACAACGTCATCCACCGTCTCGAGCGCCTGCCGCTCGAACTCATCCCCGCCTGA